One window of the Candidatus Deferrimicrobium sp. genome contains the following:
- a CDS encoding DUF4124 domain-containing protein, whose amino-acid sequence MKRKKRPSAPAILSLWLLLGMLAFSALLVLPANADIYRWEDENGVIHFTDDPSAIPAKYRKKAREIQKTPPGARQPSHSTVGGPSPPQSSSPPPSPANGKTIGRPERTEDDDATPAVKLRAKIDAK is encoded by the coding sequence ATGAAGCGGAAGAAACGTCCTTCGGCACCGGCGATCCTGTCTCTCTGGCTGCTCCTGGGCATGCTCGCCTTCTCCGCGCTCCTCGTCCTGCCCGCCAATGCCGACATCTACCGCTGGGAAGACGAAAACGGCGTGATCCACTTCACCGACGATCCCTCGGCCATCCCTGCGAAATACAGGAAGAAGGCCCGCGAGATCCAGAAAACGCCGCCCGGGGCGAGGCAGCCGTCCCATTCCACGGTGGGCGGCCCCTCCCCGCCGCAGAGCTCGTCCCCACCCCCGAGTCCGGCGAACGGGAAGACGATCGGTCGCCCGGAGCGTACGGAGGATGATGACGCGACGCCGGCGGTGAAGCTCCGGGCGAAGATCGACGCGAAG
- a CDS encoding sensor histidine kinase — protein MPGPLFEGSFVLAVVTGYLLLLFGIGYLGERKFDALRARGLDRYVYVFSAGVYCTSWTFYGCIGNAAQTGPSFLALFIGPSVFALSWWTVLRKLVRFCRTHNVTSVPDLLSVRYGGTPWLGALATLLLVIGSVPYISLQLRAVAISYDTIVGSPGGGMAAVGPMLLVALFLAAFALIFGGRYLDFTRPQGGVLTAVATESVIKLVLLLAAGVFVCYGVFDGMGEIYSRVLANPEWKKLTGLSDPAGNGYARWTAYFAIAVIDVFLLPRQFHLFVVQNGDESHIKTAMWMFPLYLLLINLFIIPIAFGGLLLGLPAAAGDKFILAIPMLAGNRAMSLLVFLGGFSAATAMIVVSSVALGKMVANNLVIPGILWARKGFHGYGYLLAATRASMLAVILLGYLYARLMSYNAALMEIGIISFVAVAQFGPAVFGGLYWKGGTAGGAVLGICAGFAAWFYTMILPAAVKAGFLDPEVLTHGPLGVALLRPTDFLGAGIGDPVGNAVFWSLFLNLIGFVAGSLLIVPRLARVREEGPRSEAKEIGPRNAVPDAGAHYPSLEDIEAVVTRYAGREKEREVGEVVREIREIKSRGETREAVIRQMELPVRLERILTGSIGAIAARNVLRDMLPITLADAKTLVASFREMEKDLATTRETVSHKEEEILARERLLASVVHSIDDGIVAFDAQGRITAVNEGSCRLFRRTESAMIGGEFQLLIRDTPYREKQRIVARATYRTGHWRGEVDIVRGDGTHAPGLASTARITDKGGGAAGFVASFKDLTELKAMQNKMIQSEKLASLGQMAAGVAHEIRTPLGSIKMSTRLLGDGDGGAESAEVIGTIREAVSSMEVIVNELLEYTREIALHLDEYDLVKITRSAIFGLEEEAGRKGVSVTVSSPPGPCTALVDGVRVKQVLTNVVKNAVEAAPDRDGKVLVTLSERDGGVRITVADNGPGMTGEELGKVFQPFYTNKAQGVGLGMPIVKRLVEMHGGEVRIDSGSGRGTTVSVDLPRYPFAGTGGGQ, from the coding sequence ATGCCCGGACCGCTGTTCGAGGGGAGCTTCGTCCTCGCCGTAGTGACTGGGTACCTCCTCCTGCTGTTCGGGATCGGGTACCTCGGGGAGCGGAAGTTCGACGCGCTGCGCGCCCGCGGGCTCGACCGGTACGTCTACGTTTTTTCCGCCGGGGTCTACTGCACCTCCTGGACGTTCTACGGCTGCATCGGGAACGCGGCGCAGACCGGCCCTTCTTTTCTCGCCCTCTTCATCGGCCCCTCGGTCTTCGCGCTGTCGTGGTGGACGGTGTTGCGAAAGCTGGTCAGGTTCTGCCGCACCCACAACGTGACCTCGGTCCCCGACCTCCTGAGCGTTCGGTACGGCGGGACGCCGTGGCTGGGGGCCCTCGCGACCCTCCTCCTCGTCATCGGCAGCGTGCCGTACATCTCCCTTCAGTTGCGCGCCGTCGCCATCTCCTACGACACGATCGTCGGTTCCCCGGGAGGCGGCATGGCCGCCGTTGGCCCGATGCTCCTGGTTGCCCTGTTCCTCGCTGCGTTCGCCCTCATCTTCGGCGGGCGGTACCTGGACTTCACCCGGCCGCAGGGAGGCGTTCTCACCGCGGTGGCGACCGAATCCGTGATCAAGCTCGTGCTCCTCCTCGCGGCGGGAGTGTTCGTCTGCTACGGGGTGTTCGACGGGATGGGGGAGATCTACTCCCGGGTCCTGGCCAACCCGGAATGGAAGAAACTGACGGGATTGTCGGACCCGGCGGGAAACGGATACGCCCGATGGACGGCCTATTTCGCTATCGCCGTGATCGACGTCTTCCTGCTGCCGCGCCAGTTCCACTTGTTCGTCGTGCAGAACGGCGACGAGTCCCACATCAAGACGGCGATGTGGATGTTCCCTTTGTACCTGCTCCTCATCAACCTCTTCATCATCCCGATCGCGTTCGGGGGGCTGCTCCTGGGCCTTCCCGCCGCCGCGGGCGACAAGTTCATCCTCGCCATCCCGATGCTCGCGGGGAACCGGGCGATGAGCCTCCTCGTCTTCCTCGGCGGATTTTCCGCCGCAACGGCGATGATCGTCGTCTCCTCGGTGGCGCTGGGAAAGATGGTGGCGAACAACCTGGTCATCCCGGGGATCCTGTGGGCCCGGAAGGGATTCCACGGCTACGGGTACCTGCTCGCGGCCACGCGCGCCTCGATGCTCGCCGTCATCCTCCTCGGGTACCTGTACGCACGCCTGATGTCGTACAACGCGGCGCTGATGGAGATCGGCATCATCTCCTTCGTCGCCGTCGCGCAGTTCGGCCCGGCGGTCTTCGGGGGGCTGTACTGGAAGGGGGGGACCGCCGGCGGCGCGGTCCTCGGCATCTGCGCCGGGTTCGCCGCCTGGTTCTATACGATGATCCTTCCCGCGGCGGTGAAGGCCGGCTTCCTCGATCCGGAGGTCCTCACGCATGGGCCCCTCGGCGTCGCGCTCCTTCGGCCCACGGACTTTCTGGGCGCAGGAATCGGCGACCCGGTGGGGAACGCCGTCTTCTGGAGCCTCTTCCTGAACCTGATCGGGTTCGTCGCCGGTTCCCTGCTCATCGTTCCGCGCCTCGCGCGGGTACGGGAGGAGGGCCCGCGATCCGAAGCAAAGGAGATCGGCCCGCGCAACGCAGTGCCGGACGCCGGGGCGCACTACCCGTCCCTCGAGGACATCGAGGCGGTGGTGACCCGGTACGCCGGCCGGGAGAAGGAGAGGGAAGTCGGGGAAGTGGTCCGCGAGATCCGGGAGATCAAGAGCCGGGGGGAGACCCGCGAGGCGGTCATCCGCCAGATGGAGCTGCCGGTGCGTCTCGAACGGATCCTCACCGGTTCCATCGGGGCGATCGCGGCGCGCAACGTCCTGCGGGACATGCTCCCCATCACCCTCGCCGACGCGAAGACGCTGGTCGCGTCGTTCCGGGAGATGGAAAAGGACCTGGCGACCACGCGCGAGACGGTCTCCCACAAGGAGGAGGAGATCCTCGCCCGCGAGCGGCTGCTGGCGAGCGTCGTGCACAGCATCGACGACGGGATCGTGGCGTTCGACGCGCAAGGGAGGATCACCGCGGTGAACGAGGGGTCGTGCCGCTTGTTTCGTCGGACGGAAAGCGCCATGATCGGGGGGGAGTTCCAGCTCCTCATCCGGGACACCCCGTACCGGGAGAAACAACGGATCGTCGCGCGGGCGACCTATCGGACCGGGCACTGGCGCGGAGAGGTGGACATCGTGCGCGGCGACGGCACGCACGCCCCGGGGCTCGCCTCCACCGCCCGGATCACCGACAAGGGGGGCGGCGCGGCCGGTTTCGTCGCCTCGTTCAAGGACCTGACCGAGCTGAAGGCGATGCAGAACAAGATGATCCAGAGCGAGAAGCTGGCCTCCCTCGGGCAGATGGCGGCGGGAGTCGCCCACGAGATCCGCACCCCGCTGGGGTCGATCAAGATGAGCACGCGGCTGCTCGGGGACGGGGACGGCGGCGCCGAGTCCGCGGAGGTGATCGGCACGATCCGGGAGGCGGTCTCCTCGATGGAGGTGATCGTCAACGAGCTGCTCGAGTACACCCGCGAGATCGCGCTGCACCTGGATGAATACGACCTCGTCAAGATCACCCGCTCGGCGATCTTCGGTCTGGAGGAAGAGGCCGGACGCAAGGGCGTCTCCGTGACCGTATCGTCGCCCCCGGGCCCGTGCACGGCCCTGGTCGACGGGGTCCGTGTGAAGCAGGTGCTGACGAACGTCGTGAAAAACGCGGTCGAAGCGGCCCCGGACCGGGACGGCAAGGTGCTCGTCACGCTTTCGGAGCGGGACGGCGGCGTCCGGATCACGGTGGCGGACAACGGCCCCGGGATGACCGGCGAGGAGCTGGGGAAAGTCTTCCAGCCGTTCTACACGAACAAGGCGCAGGGGGTGGGGCTGGGGATGCCGATCGTGAAGCGTCTCGTGGAAATGCACGGCGGCGAGGTGCGGATCGACTCCGGCAGCGGGAGGGGGACGACGGTCTCCGTGGACCTGCCGCGGTATCCGTTCGCCGGCACGGGAGGGGGGCAATGA
- a CDS encoding sigma-54 dependent transcriptional regulator, whose amino-acid sequence MKRKILLVDDEEIFLRPLSRTIVAAGFLVDTAGTATEAREKLKNGEFDLVISDVRMPGMDGIAFTRALREEFGDLPVILMTAYGSIRTAVDAMKAGAQDYLLKPFEPDEILLHIHRILEIQDLRAADRFRTARNQETFDLRKTLVFESPVMRRLQREMTGVLPLDTTILLTGETGTGKQLIARAIHYNGPRRDGPLIEVNCAAIPETLFETELFGHARGAFTGAVTDRKGMFQLAHGGTLFLDEIGEMPLSLQPKLLTAIQEKKFLRVGGTRQIDVDVRIIAATNKSLEEEVAAGRFRKDLFFRLSVFPIRVPPLRERPEDLPVLADFFLRRFARKCGKEIGPLSEDDIAALRAYDWPGNVRELENFIERAVIRAGGDRAEIASTLGQSTQEPADEGDLAPFHPDLPFRDAKERVVSAFEKRYIEEILRRAEGKLTEAARIAGMDNKNFSEKMKRYGVTLDAFKTYPPA is encoded by the coding sequence ATGAAGCGGAAAATCCTCCTGGTGGATGACGAGGAGATCTTCCTCCGCCCCCTCTCGCGCACGATCGTCGCCGCCGGGTTTCTCGTGGACACGGCGGGAACTGCCACCGAGGCGCGGGAGAAACTGAAAAACGGCGAGTTCGACCTCGTCATCAGCGACGTCCGGATGCCGGGGATGGACGGGATCGCCTTCACCCGCGCGTTGCGGGAGGAGTTCGGCGACCTCCCCGTGATCCTGATGACCGCCTACGGCAGCATCCGGACCGCCGTCGACGCGATGAAGGCCGGGGCGCAGGATTACCTGCTCAAGCCGTTCGAACCGGACGAGATCCTCCTCCACATCCATCGGATCCTTGAGATCCAGGACCTGCGGGCCGCGGACCGGTTCCGGACGGCGCGCAACCAGGAGACGTTCGACCTGCGCAAGACGCTCGTCTTCGAGAGCCCGGTGATGAGGCGGCTCCAGCGGGAGATGACGGGCGTCCTGCCGCTGGACACCACGATTCTCCTGACCGGCGAGACGGGGACGGGGAAGCAGCTGATCGCCCGGGCGATCCACTACAACGGTCCCCGGCGCGACGGGCCGCTGATCGAGGTCAACTGCGCCGCCATCCCCGAAACGCTCTTCGAGACGGAGCTGTTCGGCCACGCCCGCGGGGCGTTCACAGGCGCCGTCACCGACCGGAAGGGGATGTTCCAGCTCGCCCACGGGGGCACGCTCTTCCTCGACGAGATCGGCGAGATGCCGCTGTCGCTGCAGCCGAAGCTGCTCACGGCGATCCAGGAGAAGAAGTTCCTCCGCGTCGGGGGAACCCGGCAGATCGACGTCGACGTCCGGATCATCGCCGCCACGAACAAGTCCCTCGAGGAGGAGGTCGCCGCGGGTCGCTTCCGAAAGGACCTCTTCTTCCGTCTCTCGGTCTTCCCGATCCGCGTCCCCCCGTTGCGGGAACGACCCGAAGACCTCCCGGTCCTCGCGGACTTCTTCCTTCGACGATTCGCCCGCAAATGCGGGAAGGAGATCGGTCCACTGTCGGAGGACGACATTGCCGCGCTCCGGGCGTACGATTGGCCGGGGAACGTGAGGGAACTCGAGAATTTCATCGAGCGCGCCGTCATCCGGGCGGGGGGGGATCGGGCCGAAATTGCGTCGACGCTGGGGCAATCGACCCAGGAGCCTGCCGATGAGGGGGATTTGGCTCCCTTCCATCCGGATCTTCCGTTCCGCGACGCGAAGGAGCGCGTGGTGTCGGCGTTCGAAAAGCGGTACATCGAGGAAATCCTGCGGCGTGCCGAGGGGAAGCTGACCGAAGCCGCCCGCATCGCCGGGATGGACAACAAGAACTTTTCCGAGAAGATGAAGCGGTACGGCGTCACCCTCGACGCGTTTAAAACGTACCCCCCTGCCTGA
- a CDS encoding ABC transporter ATP-binding protein has protein sequence MPLLRIDDINLSFGGVKAINGVSINVEKGSIHAIIGPNGAGKTSIFNCISSVYKPQRGAVYFEDRKVTGMKPDQVTHLGIARTFQNIALFHHMTVLDNLMLGRHQFMKRGILTGGIFLGPARTEEIENRKAVEDIIDFLEIENIRKKPVGTLAYGLRKRVELGRALALKPKLLLLDEPMAGMNLEEKEDMARFIIDINEEWGVTILLIEHDLGVVMDISHRVSVLDFGVKISEGEPTEVANDPRVIKAYIGEDDSFLREMEAR, from the coding sequence ATGCCGCTGCTTCGGATCGACGACATCAACCTCTCCTTCGGAGGGGTGAAGGCGATCAACGGGGTCTCGATCAACGTGGAGAAGGGGAGCATCCACGCGATCATCGGACCCAACGGCGCCGGGAAGACCTCGATCTTCAACTGCATCTCGAGCGTCTACAAGCCGCAGCGCGGCGCGGTCTACTTCGAGGACCGCAAGGTCACCGGGATGAAGCCGGACCAGGTGACCCACCTGGGCATCGCCCGCACCTTCCAGAACATCGCCCTCTTCCACCACATGACCGTCCTCGACAACCTGATGCTGGGCCGCCACCAGTTCATGAAGCGCGGGATCCTGACGGGCGGCATCTTCCTCGGGCCGGCCCGGACAGAGGAGATCGAGAACCGGAAGGCGGTCGAGGACATCATCGACTTCCTCGAGATCGAAAACATCCGGAAGAAACCGGTGGGGACGCTGGCCTACGGACTCCGCAAGAGGGTCGAGCTCGGCCGGGCGCTGGCGCTCAAGCCGAAGCTCCTGCTCCTCGACGAACCGATGGCCGGGATGAACCTCGAGGAGAAGGAAGACATGGCCCGCTTCATCATCGACATCAACGAGGAGTGGGGCGTCACGATCCTGCTGATCGAGCACGACCTCGGCGTCGTGATGGACATCAGCCACCGGGTGAGCGTCCTCGATTTCGGCGTGAAGATCTCGGAAGGGGAGCCGACGGAGGTCGCCAACGACCCGCGCGTCATCAAGGCGTACATCGGAGAGGATGACAGCTTCCTGCGGGAAATGGAGGCGCGCTGA
- a CDS encoding AMP-binding protein: MKEILKTHGTFPKLLVRNAEVFGDRKIAMREKEFGIWQEFSWKEYHDHVKYFSLGMVSLGLQAGDKVAIIGDNRPEWVWGEVAAQAAGAVPLGLYQDSTLKEVSYIIDHSDASFVLAEDQEQVDKILDMKEQLPKVRYIIYSDPRGMRGYKQPFLLDFKEVENFGRELEQREPGLFAENVAKTKYEDLAFICYTSGTTGFPKGAMLSFRNFLSMAANLMEVDNKYEKDEFVSFLPLAWIGEQMMCLSSALLTGFTVNFPEKPETVQENIREIGPTIMFSPPRIWENMTSTVQVKVMDASALKRWMYNWALPVGYAYSDAVFRKEAIPPLLRLKQKLSYALVFRALKDRLGLLRIRSASTGGAALGPDVFKFFNAMGVNLKQIYGQTEISGISCIHREGDINFDSVGKPIPETEIKLSDSGEILSRSPSVFLGYYKNPEETEKTLSEGWLHSGDAGYFTKDGHLVVIDRVKDVMHLNDATRFSPQFIENKLKFSPYIKECVCLGNQRDFIASMICIDYPNVGKWAESRRLSYTTYTDLAAKPEVLELLAKEVEKVNSTLPETTRVKRFVPLYKELDADDDELTRTRKVRRAFVGERYKHVIEAMYAGENAIPIDATIKYQDGKTSRIRTTLTIRNL, encoded by the coding sequence ATGAAAGAGATCCTCAAGACCCACGGCACATTCCCGAAGCTCCTCGTCCGCAACGCGGAGGTTTTCGGCGACCGCAAGATCGCGATGCGAGAAAAGGAGTTCGGCATCTGGCAGGAGTTCAGCTGGAAGGAGTACCACGACCACGTCAAGTACTTCTCCCTCGGCATGGTTTCTCTCGGCCTCCAGGCCGGGGACAAGGTCGCCATCATCGGCGACAACCGGCCCGAGTGGGTGTGGGGCGAGGTGGCGGCGCAGGCGGCCGGCGCGGTCCCGCTGGGGCTGTACCAGGACTCGACGCTCAAGGAAGTGTCGTACATCATCGATCACTCCGACGCCTCCTTCGTGCTCGCCGAGGACCAGGAACAGGTCGACAAGATCCTCGACATGAAGGAGCAGCTCCCCAAGGTCCGCTACATCATCTACAGCGACCCGCGCGGGATGCGGGGGTACAAGCAGCCGTTCCTCCTCGATTTCAAGGAGGTCGAGAACTTCGGGCGGGAGCTCGAGCAGCGCGAACCGGGGCTCTTCGCGGAGAACGTCGCCAAGACAAAATACGAGGACCTCGCGTTCATCTGCTACACCTCCGGGACCACCGGCTTCCCCAAGGGGGCGATGCTGTCGTTCCGCAATTTCTTAAGCATGGCGGCGAACCTGATGGAGGTCGACAACAAGTACGAAAAGGACGAGTTCGTTTCCTTCCTGCCGCTGGCCTGGATCGGCGAGCAGATGATGTGCCTCTCCAGCGCCTTGCTCACCGGGTTCACGGTGAACTTCCCCGAGAAGCCCGAAACGGTGCAGGAGAACATCCGGGAGATCGGCCCCACCATCATGTTCTCTCCGCCCCGGATCTGGGAGAACATGACCTCCACGGTCCAGGTGAAGGTGATGGACGCTTCCGCGCTGAAGCGCTGGATGTACAACTGGGCGTTGCCCGTGGGATACGCGTACTCCGACGCCGTCTTTCGGAAGGAGGCGATCCCGCCGCTCCTGCGCCTGAAGCAGAAGCTGTCCTACGCGCTCGTCTTCCGAGCGCTGAAAGACCGGCTGGGACTGCTGCGCATCCGGTCGGCCTCGACCGGCGGGGCGGCGCTGGGCCCCGACGTCTTCAAGTTCTTCAACGCCATGGGCGTGAACCTCAAGCAGATCTACGGCCAGACGGAGATCTCCGGCATCTCGTGCATCCACCGCGAAGGCGACATCAACTTCGACTCGGTCGGCAAGCCGATCCCCGAGACCGAGATCAAGCTCTCCGACTCCGGCGAGATCCTGTCGCGCTCCCCGTCCGTTTTCCTCGGCTACTACAAGAACCCGGAGGAGACGGAAAAGACGTTGAGCGAAGGCTGGCTCCATTCGGGCGACGCGGGGTACTTCACCAAGGACGGCCACCTGGTCGTGATCGACCGCGTGAAGGACGTGATGCACCTGAACGACGCCACCCGATTCTCGCCGCAGTTCATCGAGAACAAGCTGAAGTTCTCCCCCTACATCAAGGAGTGCGTCTGTCTCGGGAACCAGCGCGACTTCATCGCGTCGATGATCTGCATCGACTATCCCAACGTTGGGAAATGGGCCGAGAGCCGCCGCCTCTCCTACACAACGTACACGGACCTCGCCGCGAAGCCGGAGGTGCTCGAACTCCTTGCGAAGGAGGTCGAAAAGGTGAACTCGACCCTCCCGGAGACGACGCGGGTGAAAAGGTTCGTCCCGCTCTACAAGGAGCTCGACGCGGACGACGACGAGCTGACCCGGACGCGCAAGGTGCGCCGGGCGTTCGTCGGGGAACGGTACAAGCACGTGATCGAGGCGATGTACGCAGGGGAAAACGCCATCCCGATCGACGCGACGATCAAGTACCAGGACGGCAAGACGTCGCGGATCAGGACGACGCTCACCATCCGGAACCTGTAG
- a CDS encoding branched-chain amino acid ABC transporter permease: MTTQYLLQLVISGLVVGSIYSAVALGFVIIYKATRVVNFAQGELLMVGAYVCYAFLVQMHVPFGVALLLTILFSMVLAMTIERLILRPMIGEPIISIIMVTIGLSLVLRSAVSVVWGTDILVYEPKLFPQAMLMVLGVPVSLEFVWCFVLSIFLLVVFSIFFKYSKAGVAMRATAFNQQVAQSMGISVKKIFALSWIISAVVSGIGGVLIGNINGINNTLYHFGLKVFPATILGGLDSILGAALGGVIIGVLENLFDGACSTYFDLAGVKEVAPYVILVVILMIKPYGLFGTKEIERV, from the coding sequence ATGACGACGCAATACCTGTTGCAGCTCGTGATCAGCGGCCTGGTGGTCGGGAGCATCTACTCGGCGGTCGCGCTCGGGTTCGTCATCATCTACAAGGCCACCCGGGTGGTGAACTTCGCACAGGGGGAGCTCCTCATGGTGGGGGCGTACGTCTGCTACGCATTCCTCGTCCAGATGCACGTCCCCTTCGGAGTCGCTCTCCTGCTCACGATCCTCTTCTCGATGGTTCTCGCGATGACCATCGAGCGGCTGATCCTGCGGCCCATGATCGGCGAGCCGATCATCTCCATCATCATGGTGACGATAGGATTGTCCCTGGTGCTGCGGTCGGCGGTGTCGGTGGTCTGGGGGACGGACATCCTGGTGTACGAGCCGAAGCTCTTTCCGCAGGCCATGCTCATGGTGCTGGGGGTCCCCGTCTCCCTCGAGTTCGTCTGGTGTTTCGTGCTGTCGATTTTCCTTCTGGTGGTCTTCTCCATCTTCTTCAAATACTCGAAGGCGGGCGTCGCGATGCGGGCCACCGCCTTCAACCAGCAGGTTGCCCAGTCGATGGGGATCTCGGTCAAGAAAATCTTCGCCCTTTCGTGGATCATCTCCGCGGTGGTCTCCGGGATCGGCGGGGTCCTCATCGGGAACATCAACGGGATCAACAACACCCTCTATCATTTCGGCCTGAAAGTTTTCCCCGCGACCATCCTCGGCGGGCTCGACTCGATCCTCGGCGCGGCGCTGGGGGGGGTGATCATCGGGGTGCTCGAGAACCTCTTCGACGGGGCCTGCAGCACCTACTTCGACCTTGCCGGCGTGAAGGAGGTCGCCCCGTACGTCATCCTGGTCGTCATCCTTATGATCAAGCCGTACGGGCTGTTCGGCACGAAAGAGATCGAGCGGGTCTAA
- a CDS encoding branched-chain amino acid ABC transporter permease, with amino-acid sequence MQYCGDFRTTYEKDVKIFETPFVKICMGFLGVALLALPFLVKGEYLWILMQIVIAVIGAVGLNILTGFTGQISLGQGAFLGVGAYTSAFITAKMGLPFWVGVPAAGCVTALAGMIFGIPSLRLKGLYLAIATLASQFILEWVFLRWEPVTGGSYGIVVPRPSLGGYVFDSDRSYFYIVLVIAAVMVLFATNLMRTRTGRAFMAVRDHYISAEIMGINIFKYRILSFAVSSFYAGVAGALYGHSLRFVSSEQFGISVSIVYLAMIIIGGLGSILGSIYGAVFMILLPKLLTVVTTQLGTSFPGIAEVAIALEQGVFGGIIVLFLIFEPDGLAHRWKMIKAYWKLYPFSY; translated from the coding sequence ATGCAGTATTGCGGCGACTTCAGGACCACCTACGAAAAGGACGTCAAGATCTTCGAGACGCCCTTCGTCAAGATCTGCATGGGGTTCCTGGGCGTCGCCCTCCTCGCGCTGCCGTTCCTGGTAAAGGGGGAGTACCTCTGGATCCTGATGCAGATCGTCATCGCGGTGATCGGCGCGGTGGGGCTCAATATCCTCACCGGGTTCACGGGTCAGATCTCCCTCGGCCAGGGGGCGTTCCTCGGCGTGGGGGCGTACACTTCCGCGTTCATCACCGCGAAGATGGGGCTGCCGTTCTGGGTCGGCGTTCCCGCGGCGGGATGCGTCACCGCCCTGGCGGGCATGATCTTCGGCATCCCTTCGCTGCGTCTGAAAGGTCTCTACCTCGCCATCGCGACGCTTGCCTCCCAGTTCATCCTCGAATGGGTCTTCCTGCGGTGGGAGCCGGTGACCGGGGGGAGCTACGGCATCGTGGTCCCGAGGCCCTCCCTCGGCGGGTATGTCTTCGACTCCGACCGCTCGTACTTCTACATCGTCCTGGTCATCGCGGCGGTGATGGTCCTGTTCGCGACCAACCTGATGCGGACCCGCACGGGACGCGCCTTCATGGCGGTCCGGGACCACTACATCTCGGCGGAGATCATGGGGATCAACATCTTCAAGTACCGGATCCTCTCCTTTGCCGTGTCGTCGTTCTACGCCGGGGTGGCGGGCGCGCTCTACGGGCATTCGCTGCGCTTCGTCTCCTCCGAGCAGTTCGGCATCAGCGTCTCGATCGTGTACCTCGCGATGATCATCATCGGGGGGCTTGGGAGCATCCTCGGGTCGATCTACGGCGCGGTCTTCATGATTCTGCTGCCGAAGCTGCTAACAGTGGTGACGACCCAGCTCGGAACGAGCTTCCCCGGGATCGCGGAAGTGGCCATCGCGCTGGAGCAGGGGGTCTTCGGCGGGATCATCGTCCTGTTCCTCATCTTCGAACCTGACGGACTGGCGCACCGCTGGAAGATGATCAAGGCATACTGGAAGTTGTACCCGTTTTCCTACTGA
- a CDS encoding ABC transporter substrate-binding protein — MKKMMKIASMVAALGMVLSGVAFSAESIKVGQLADLTGPTGDVGKPYAEGVQAYKEYVNAHGGINGKKIDMQMFDYAYNKDKAINQYKKYKEDKVVAIEGWGTGDTEALTGFVSADKIPYISASYSAHLTDPKKAPYNFFAAADYTTALRAGLQYLKESWKEKRAPKIVFIYPNVPYGISPIKGGREYAKELGFDVLSDENVDLKAIEANSQLLSVKNKGADFAWIGGTTNSTAVILKDAKKLGLKTKFFSNIWGIDESTPKLAGGAEEGALVMAGSVRYGDNVPGMKLLTSVQKTPQVTHYIRGWVSMMVLVEALKRADKATGGKITGPAVKDALETFRDFDTGGLAPGKITYTATDHRPFMSVNIMEFQKGKLVIKKTVTLPRKAEWLGL, encoded by the coding sequence ATGAAGAAGATGATGAAGATCGCTTCGATGGTCGCAGCGCTGGGGATGGTTCTGTCGGGTGTCGCATTTTCCGCGGAATCGATCAAGGTCGGGCAGCTGGCCGATCTGACCGGGCCTACCGGGGATGTCGGCAAGCCGTACGCCGAAGGAGTGCAGGCCTACAAGGAGTACGTCAACGCCCATGGCGGGATCAACGGCAAGAAGATCGACATGCAGATGTTCGACTACGCCTACAACAAGGACAAGGCGATCAACCAGTACAAGAAATACAAGGAAGACAAGGTCGTCGCGATCGAGGGATGGGGCACGGGCGACACCGAGGCCCTCACCGGCTTCGTCTCCGCCGACAAGATTCCCTACATTTCCGCGTCCTACTCGGCGCACCTGACCGACCCGAAGAAGGCGCCCTACAACTTCTTCGCCGCCGCCGACTACACCACCGCCCTGCGGGCGGGTCTGCAGTATCTCAAGGAAAGCTGGAAGGAGAAGCGGGCCCCCAAGATCGTCTTTATCTACCCGAACGTTCCGTACGGCATCTCACCGATCAAGGGCGGCAGGGAGTACGCCAAGGAACTGGGATTCGATGTGCTGAGCGACGAGAACGTCGACCTCAAGGCGATCGAGGCGAATTCCCAACTCCTCTCCGTGAAAAACAAGGGCGCCGATTTTGCCTGGATCGGCGGGACGACCAACTCGACGGCGGTCATCCTGAAGGACGCCAAGAAGCTGGGCCTTAAGACGAAGTTTTTCAGCAACATCTGGGGGATCGACGAGTCGACCCCGAAGCTGGCGGGCGGCGCGGAGGAAGGCGCGCTCGTGATGGCCGGATCGGTCCGGTACGGGGACAATGTCCCCGGAATGAAGCTTCTCACGTCGGTGCAGAAGACCCCGCAGGTGACGCACTACATCCGCGGATGGGTATCGATGATGGTCCTTGTCGAAGCGCTGAAGCGTGCCGACAAGGCCACCGGCGGCAAGATCACCGGTCCGGCGGTGAAGGATGCCCTGGAAACCTTCCGGGACTTCGATACGGGGGGGCTCGCCCCTGGGAAGATCACCTACACGGCGACCGATCACCGTCCCTTTATGTCGGTAAACATCATGGAGTTCCAGAAAGGGAAGCTCGTGATCAAGAAGACCGTGACGCTTCCGCGCAAGGCGGAGTGGCTGGGCCTCTGA